The Oxobacter pfennigii genome has a window encoding:
- the fsa gene encoding fructose-6-phosphate aldolase: protein MKLFIDTANVEHIKKANDMGVICGVTTNPSLIAKEGRDFEEVVKEITTIVDGPISAEVISLESEKMVEEALPLAKIHKNIVIKIPMTVEGLKATKILKSKGIKTNVTLIFSAAQALLAARAGATFVSPFLGRLDDVGMVGMNLIEEIVQIFDVHGLETEIIAASIRNPIHVVDAARLGAHIATVPYEVIVQMTKHPLTDIGIQKFLKDWESVPKK, encoded by the coding sequence ATGAAGCTGTTTATTGATACCGCCAATGTTGAACATATCAAAAAAGCAAATGATATGGGTGTTATCTGCGGTGTAACAACAAACCCTTCCCTCATAGCAAAAGAGGGAAGAGATTTTGAAGAGGTGGTAAAGGAAATCACCACAATAGTGGATGGTCCTATAAGCGCCGAGGTAATAAGTCTTGAGAGCGAGAAGATGGTAGAAGAGGCATTGCCTTTAGCAAAAATTCATAAAAATATTGTAATTAAAATTCCCATGACAGTTGAAGGATTAAAAGCAACAAAAATTCTTAAATCAAAGGGGATAAAGACCAATGTAACATTGATTTTCTCAGCAGCTCAGGCTCTCCTTGCAGCAAGGGCAGGGGCCACATTTGTAAGCCCATTTTTGGGGCGTTTGGATGATGTGGGCATGGTAGGCATGAACCTTATAGAAGAGATAGTCCAGATTTTTGACGTACATGGACTCGAAACTGAAATTATAGCAGCCAGCATAAGAAACCCAATCCATGTTGTGGATGCCGCCCGCTTAGGAGCCCATATTGCTACGGTCCCATATGAAGTAATAGTACAGATGACAAAACACCCATTAACGGATATTGGAATACAGAAGTTTTTAAAGGATTGGGAATCAGTTCCTAAAAAATAG
- a CDS encoding phytoene desaturase family protein encodes MSKSIIIIGAGMGGMAAGVYGQMNGFKTRIYEMHHLPGGQCTSWKRKGYTFDVCIHHLMGCSQKTGINRIWGELGAMPRELVYTKEMVSVVSPEGKMFCDYYDPDLLSQHLKEISPDDSKVIDEYINGIKTFGGVDLWGSMMLGNILDIVKIMPKVLKTLKWFKPTMADFAQRFKNPFLRKAFPLLVYSMPEAPFAVHLARHGSGYAKDIAWPVGASAEFAASIAKHYEKLGGKIYYQKKVARILTQNSKAVGVEFLDGSREYADIVISNADGRKTLQDLLEGKYLDKKLEEYCKEPKGETNWAVHVFLGVDRDLSNEPSSLVMLLDQPVIIAGHEHHSLEMQLYGFDKTMAPDNKGVIKAELVGSYSYWKELASDKALYDAEKEKVASQVIDILEGYFHGIKDQVEVVDVPTLLTWERFMGGTHGFANIPNKKADIIGSLFKNEEMLVPGLDNFYFVGAWSTSAGALFVNALSGKKAIQYICKKERQKFIINKV; translated from the coding sequence ATGAGTAAATCAATAATAATCATCGGAGCTGGCATGGGAGGAATGGCAGCAGGAGTATATGGCCAGATGAACGGATTTAAAACAAGGATATATGAAATGCACCACCTTCCGGGAGGCCAGTGCACCTCCTGGAAACGTAAAGGCTACACCTTTGATGTATGTATACACCATCTCATGGGCTGCTCACAAAAGACAGGCATAAACCGGATTTGGGGAGAATTAGGAGCCATGCCCAGAGAGCTTGTATATACCAAGGAGATGGTAAGCGTCGTATCGCCGGAAGGGAAAATGTTCTGTGATTATTATGATCCAGACCTGTTATCACAACATCTTAAAGAGATTTCGCCTGATGATTCCAAAGTAATCGATGAATATATAAATGGAATAAAGACCTTTGGGGGGGTTGACCTGTGGGGAAGCATGATGCTGGGGAATATACTTGATATTGTAAAGATAATGCCCAAGGTTTTAAAGACCCTTAAATGGTTTAAACCTACTATGGCAGATTTCGCACAACGGTTTAAAAATCCATTTTTAAGAAAAGCCTTTCCCCTTCTGGTGTATTCCATGCCGGAAGCTCCTTTTGCGGTACACCTGGCAAGGCATGGCAGCGGATATGCAAAGGATATAGCATGGCCTGTGGGAGCTTCGGCGGAATTTGCAGCATCCATTGCGAAGCATTACGAAAAGTTAGGCGGCAAGATATATTATCAGAAGAAGGTTGCAAGGATACTTACACAAAACAGCAAGGCTGTAGGGGTGGAGTTTTTAGACGGTAGCAGAGAATATGCCGATATTGTAATTTCAAATGCAGACGGAAGGAAAACCCTGCAAGATCTCTTGGAAGGAAAGTACCTTGACAAAAAGCTTGAGGAATATTGCAAGGAGCCGAAGGGTGAAACAAACTGGGCGGTTCATGTTTTCTTAGGTGTTGACAGGGATCTTTCAAATGAACCTTCAAGCCTCGTTATGCTTTTAGATCAACCGGTAATAATTGCGGGGCATGAGCATCATTCTTTAGAGATGCAGCTATATGGCTTCGATAAAACCATGGCTCCTGATAATAAAGGGGTTATAAAGGCTGAATTGGTGGGAAGCTATTCCTACTGGAAAGAGCTGGCATCGGATAAAGCACTGTATGATGCCGAAAAGGAAAAGGTTGCATCGCAAGTAATAGATATTCTTGAAGGCTATTTTCACGGAATAAAAGACCAGGTTGAGGTAGTCGATGTGCCCACCCTTCTCACATGGGAGCGTTTTATGGGAGGAACCCATGGATTCGCAAATATACCAAATAAAAAGGCAGATATTATAGGAAGCTTATTTAAGAACGAAGAAATGCTTGTTCCCGGTCTTGATAACTTTTATTTCGTGGGAGCATGGTCTACATCAGCTGGAGCTTTGTTTGTAAACGCCCTTTCAGGCAAAAAAGCAATTCAGTATATTTGTAAAAAAGAGAGGCAAAAATTTATTATAAATAAAGTTTAA
- a CDS encoding YggT family protein translates to MDKTKNYREQNVVYYVLGILEVLLGLRLLFKLLGANASSGFVSFLYSLTRIFIVPFQGIFNMVASDGAVFEPATAVAMLIYAIIAYGVVYLLRL, encoded by the coding sequence ATGGATAAGACAAAGAATTATAGAGAGCAAAATGTTGTATATTATGTACTTGGTATATTAGAGGTGCTGCTTGGATTGCGATTGCTGTTCAAGCTTTTGGGGGCCAATGCAAGCAGCGGTTTTGTAAGCTTCTTGTATTCATTGACAAGGATATTTATTGTGCCATTTCAGGGCATATTCAACATGGTGGCATCCGACGGGGCTGTATTCGAACCGGCGACTGCGGTAGCTATGCTGATATATGCGATTATAGCCTATGGAGTGGTATATCTTTTAAGGTTGTAG
- a CDS encoding EFR1 family ferrodoxin (N-terminal region resembles flavodoxins. C-terminal ferrodoxin region binds two 4Fe-4S clusters.), which translates to MGKQINLLYFSATDTTAKVLKGIAQGMGSQAKIYDITLPSGREKEISFDKNDLVIVGAPVYAGRIPAFITEYFSKVKGNNTAAVFIALYGNRDYDDALLELKDTFEKNGFVSVAAGAFIGEHSISRKIAYNRPDEEDIKIANNFGAGIMEKLEAVSDLSNIPAIGVKGNYPYRELHPMIPIKPDTNDDCIYCGICSESCPMAAISFDDPKEIDDTKCIRCNSCVKKCPQNAKEFNNEEMKKRAEVMIANLGHIRKEPELFI; encoded by the coding sequence ATGGGAAAACAAATTAATCTTCTTTATTTTAGCGCTACGGATACTACTGCAAAGGTTTTAAAGGGGATTGCACAGGGCATGGGAAGCCAGGCAAAAATATACGACATAACTTTGCCGTCAGGGAGAGAAAAAGAAATATCTTTTGACAAGAATGACCTGGTTATTGTAGGAGCACCGGTATATGCAGGCAGAATTCCGGCATTTATTACAGAGTATTTTTCAAAGGTCAAAGGTAATAATACAGCTGCCGTATTTATTGCACTTTACGGCAACAGGGATTATGACGACGCGCTTTTAGAATTAAAGGATACTTTCGAGAAAAACGGTTTTGTGAGTGTTGCTGCGGGAGCATTCATAGGTGAACATTCAATCAGTAGGAAAATAGCCTACAACAGACCGGACGAAGAGGATATAAAAATTGCCAATAATTTCGGTGCCGGAATAATGGAAAAACTGGAGGCGGTAAGTGATTTAAGCAATATTCCGGCGATCGGGGTGAAGGGAAATTATCCCTATAGGGAGCTGCATCCCATGATACCTATAAAGCCGGATACCAACGACGACTGCATCTATTGCGGTATTTGCAGTGAAAGTTGTCCAATGGCCGCCATAAGCTTTGATGACCCCAAGGAAATAGATGATACAAAATGCATAAGATGCAACAGCTGTGTTAAAAAATGTCCTCAAAATGCAAAGGAATTTAATAATGAGGAGATGAAAAAAAGAGCGGAAGTGATGATAGCAAATCTAGGACATATAAGGAAGGAGCCCGAATTATTCATTTAA
- a CDS encoding DUF2179 domain-containing protein → MFYLLIFCAKVFEVSLMTLRSVLVNRGEKVYGALIGIVEISIWIVVASTVLTGVEEDPFKMVVYALGFAVGIYLGSTIEEKLAIGLVTIQVIVSNDEEEQLSNTLREQGIGVTVLCGQGLKEEKKILILHIQRKMKNSVIKQITKTIPGAVISASDLKTVHGGYGLIKK, encoded by the coding sequence ATGTTTTATTTGTTAATATTCTGTGCAAAGGTATTTGAAGTATCTTTAATGACCTTAAGGTCGGTATTGGTAAATAGAGGAGAAAAGGTCTACGGTGCATTGATTGGAATTGTTGAAATTTCAATATGGATTGTAGTAGCCAGCACAGTATTGACAGGAGTGGAAGAGGATCCATTTAAAATGGTAGTATATGCCCTTGGTTTTGCCGTTGGAATTTACCTTGGCTCCACTATCGAAGAAAAGCTGGCCATTGGCCTTGTAACCATTCAGGTTATCGTGAGTAATGATGAAGAAGAACAGCTCAGCAATACCCTAAGAGAACAGGGCATAGGAGTTACTGTTCTTTGCGGACAAGGTCTGAAAGAAGAAAAAAAGATACTTATTCTGCATATACAAAGAAAAATGAAAAATTCAGTGATTAAGCAAATAACAAAGACCATTCCCGGAGCTGTCATCTCTGCCAGCGACTTAAAAACGGTTCATGGAGGATACGGTCTTATAAAAAAATAA